Genomic DNA from Vibrio vulnificus CMCP6:
TGCATCCTTGGGCGATTTACGGTGTTGTTGCACTCTCGTTGGCCTTCTTTACTTACAACAAAGGCCTGCCGCTTTCGATGCGCTCTATTTTTTACCCTTTGCTGGGTGATCGCGCATGGGGTTGGGCAGGGCATCTGGTTGATATTTTAGCTGTGGTCGCCACCTTATTTGGCCTTGCTACTTCCTTGGGATTGGGCGCACAGCAGGCTGCCAGCGGTATCCACCATGTGTTTGGTGTGGAAGCGGGTCTTGGCCTACAAATCGCGGTGATCACCGTGGTGACTTTGCTGGCTGTGGTTTCGGTTGTCCGTGGTATTGATGGCGGTGTAAAAGTCATTAGTAACATCAATATGCTGGTGGCGTTTGCTCTGTTAGCGTTGGTTGGCTTGATTGGTTGGGCGGTCAGTGTTGGTTCCGTCTCTACCACCTTAAGTGCCTATATTGAAAACATCATTCCTTTGAGTAATCCAATTGGTCGAGAAGACGAAGCTTGGTTCCAAGGTTGGACAGTATTCTACTGGGCATGGTGGATTTCATGGTCACCATTCGTGGGCATGTTCATCGCGCGCGTATCAAAAGGTCGCACCGTTCGTGAGTTTATGACAGCGGTACTGATTGTACCTACGGTGGTAACGCTGCTTTGGATGTCTGTGTTTGGCGGTATGGCGATTGACCAAGTGATTAACGGTATCGGCGAGCTGGGTGCGAAAGGGCTAACCGATGTGCCACTCGCGATGTTCCAGATGTTTGATCAGCTTCCATATGGCACTTTACTGTCGGTTATTGCTGTGGTGTTGGTGTTGGTGTTCTTTATTACCTCGTCGGACTCAGGTTCGTTGGTGATCGATTCCATTACCGCGGGCGGTAAGGTGGATGCACCTGTACTGCAGCGTGTATTCTGGGCCTTTATGGAAGGCGCGATTGCCGTTGCTTTGCTCTGGGTAGGTGGCACTGAAGCGATACAAGCACTGCAAGCGGGGGCGATTTCTACCGCATTGCCATTCACCTTTATTTTGCTTGCAATGTGTGTCAGTTTGCTTATGGGTATGCGCACCGAGAAGCAATAACCATTCATCTATCTCTAGCCGACCTTTATGGTCGGCTTTTATTTGTCGTACGGTATAAAAATGACACTGATAATTGCATGGATAACAAAGACTTAACGTACTCTGTTTGCTGTAATAATTAGTGCATCAATAATTGATTCTGTGTAATATCGCAGGCGAAAATTTGTTCCCCCAACAAGACCTTACGACATGAAATTAACCCTGAAACAAAAGCTCATAGGCGCAAGCCTATCGGCGGTAGTGATCATGGCTACCGTTTTGACTTGGCTGTCCGCTGGACAGCTGTTTGATCAAACCCGTAATGGCGTTTACGCTCGAGCAGAAAGCTTAGGTGTGGCGGCCTCACAAGGCATTTCTGACTGGATTGCGATTCGTAAAGACATTGCTCGCGCGTTTAACGATTACAGTGAAGAAAGCGATGTGGTGCCGTTTTTGCAGCAAGCGCGCAAAGCAGGCGGATTTGACGATATCTTTTTAGGTACGCCAGCAGGTGATATGTACCGCTCTCATCCTGAGCGTAATCGCCCTGATTATGATCCACGTGTTCGCCCTTGGTACAAGGATGCCACAGCCGCAGGCAAACAAATCATTACCACTGCTTATCAAGATGCCATCACCAATGCGCTACTGGTGACCATTGCAGAACCCGTCAACCGTGGTGGTAAAATGGTGGGCGTTGTTGGTGCTGACGTTCTTATCGACCAACTGATCAATGACGTTATCAACCTCGATGCAGGTGAAAATGCTCATGCGATGCTGATCGATACACAAGATGGCACTTTCCTCGCACACCCAGACAAAAATCTTGCGCTCAAGCCCGTTAACACTTTATTGAAACAATTTACTTTGCAAGATATCGAGCGCTCAGCGTCTCAAGGTAATATTGAAGAAGCGACCATTAACGGCAAACCTAAGCTTTTCTACTTCACGAAGGTGCCTGAGACACCTTGGATGTTCGCGATTGAAATGGACAAAGCGACCGAAGAAGCAAGCCATAGCCAATTATTGCGTGAAATGCTGATCACAGCAGTGTTGATCACCATCGTGGTGATTGTTGCGGTTTCTTGGTTGGTGGGCTTCTTGTTCCGTGACCTAGGCCGTGTATCTAAAGCACTGGAAGAGATCGCTTCAGGTGAAGGCGACCTAACGCAACGTCTTGAGCCTCGCAGCGATGACGAAGTGGGCAAGTTGGCGGAAAACTTCAACCGTTTTGTCGGCAACATGCACACTATGGTGAGTAAGTTGAGCGCCGTTTCGGCTTCGTTGTCTGAGCAGGCGAAAACCACAGCAATGCGTGCAGAAGAGCGTAGTCAGCGCATTTCTCATCAGCAAGATGAGATCAACATGGTCGCGACGGCAGTGAATGAAATGGCAGCCGCAACGCAAGAGATCGCGGGCAATGCCGACCATACGGCGCAAAATGCGGAAGAAGCGGTTTCTGCCTGTGTGCATGGCTCTGAGCAAGTGACACAAACTCAAGGTTCGATCCAAAACTTGGCGAAAGAAGTGCAAGTCGCGACCAGTGTTATCCAAGAGTTGGAAGCACACGGCAATGCCATCAACACCATTCTTTCTACCATTCAAGGGATTGCTGAGCAGACCAACTTATTGGCACTGAACGCAGCGATTGAAGCGGCGCGTGCGGGTGAGCAAGGTCGTGGTTTCGCCGTGGTGGCCGATGAAGTTCGTGTGCTAAGTCAACGTACCCATGCTTCGACCAAAGAAATCCAACACACGATTGAAATGCTGCAAGGTACAACCGTTCAAGCGGTGGGCATTATGGACGACAGCCGCCAGTTAGCGGGTACCAGCGTTGATGATGCGAACTCGGCGGCAGTGAGCTTAACGCAAATCCATACCGCCGTTGAGCGCATCAGTGATATGGCAACGCAAATCGCGTCAGCAGCAGAAGAGCAGGCCTCTGTTACCACCGAGATCACACGTAATACCGAAGGGATCCGCGACGTCTCTAACGAGCTCGCGTACGAAGCGCAGCAAGCGGCTACTCAAGCTGCGATGCTTTCTGAGCTATCACACGAGCTGGAACAGGAAATCCGACGCTTCAAACTGTAAGCGCTGTTGTTACACACCAAAAAGGAGCTGGTCATTCAGCTCCTTTATTATGCTCGAAACTTGAGGCTTGTTCTTTTGCCTCGGCTATCGCCACAGCTCTGAAACAGGCGTCTGCGAGGAAAAGTGATGGGCGATCTGTGCTTGGAACAGCTCAGCGGTAGCAATGGCATCGGTGAGTGCGTGGTGTGCGGAGTAATCGGGTAGACCATAGCGACGACGACTTTGGGCTAAACGGACTGAAGGAAGCGATTTCCCTTTGAGTCGATTCAGCCAGCCACCAAATTGCTGTTTTGCCCACTGACTTTCAATTTCCATGGTGTCGATCAGGGGAAATTCAATGCCTTCATTGATTCGTTTACGTAACGCGCTATCAAAAAATGGCCGCTCAATATGTTGGTAGTGGACCACCACCACTTTACCCGCAAGGCAATCAAGCACTTCATCCAATACGTCGATTAAGTCGGGCGCGCGCTGAACTTTACTGTGCGTAATACCATGAATGACGACGGACTCTTCATGCAACTGATCTTCCGGTTTGACTGTCCAATAGCGTGCCTGTTGCAGCCGTATTCGGTGTAAATCAAAGGGTACCAGCCCAATGGAAAGAATATCGTGTTGATTGGGATTTAAGCCAGTGGTTTCAAAGTCTAAGGCCACCAGTGGCGTTGAGCCTATCACTGTCTCACCCGAGACGGGCGGTGATTGATAAAATCGGCGCAAGCGCGCATCGGCAACTCGCTGCTGCTTTTGCAGGAATTTGTGCTGCCATTCAAGCTTGGTGGGTTTGAGTAAAGAGATCATAAGCTACTTAAAATGGCTGGAGGCTTGGTAACGAAACTTCAGGAAATTCTGCGCGTTACTCAAAATCTGAAACGCATCTTTTAACGTTCGGCGTTCAAAGTCGGACAGGTTTTCAGGCTCAATATTGTTGTCGGGTTCATTGTCATTTTCGACATCAATGGCTTGATGGCGGATGCGCACCATGGAGATGAACTCCAAGGCATCTTTAAGATTTTGCGCACGACCTTTAGGCAATATGCCCGCATCGATGATGTCATCAAGACGTTCAAAGGAGTTTTTCGCCGTTGAACCGACGGCAAGCGCGTGCACACGAATCAAATCGGCCAAAGGTGCGGTACCTCGACGTTTTAAGTTGATCGAGTTGTTATGTCGACCGTCTTTTTCCATCACAAAATCTTTGAAAAATCCCAACGGTGGTGTGCGATTCAAGGCGTTTCTTGCTAAACAAGCCAAAAAGCGTGGATTGCCTTTGGCACGTTTGACGACAAACTCGGTCAGTTGGTCTGCCCATGCGACTTGGCCGGAAACTCCATCAAGGTCAAAGAAAATCGACGCGTTGAGCAGCGCTTTGGGATTAGGATCGTCAATCCAATCGGCAAAGCAATCTCGCCATTGGGCCTTAGTCATACGCCAGATCGGATTCGTAGCCATAATATCACCAGTGCAATACTGATAGCCGCATTCATTGAGCGCATCACAGACGATATGAGCCAGTTGTTCAAAGTATTGACCGTGCACGCTTTCTTGATAGCTGTCATCCAAAATAATCGCATTATCTTGATCGGTCACCAGCAGTTGCTCGTCCCGTCCCATCGACCCCAGCGCCAAAAAACAGTATCGGATGGGGGGAGGCCCCAATTCTTCCTCAGCCAGTTCGATAATGCGCTGCTTAAAGCTTCGTCCAATCACCGACATCGCACTGCCGACCATATGTGAGTTGGCATCCTCATTGACCAAACGCACGAAACTGGCTTTGACCTCTTGAGCGATTTGGGCCAAGCCTTCAAAACTTTGCTGTTGGAATATTCGGCTAACGAGCAGCAGAGAGTTTTGCGATTCATAACGGACAATGTCGGTGGCTTCAATAATGCCCAGCAGTCGGTTGCCTTGCAAAATGGGTAAGTGATGAACGTTATGGCGTAACATCGTGAGCATCGCTTCATAGACGTAGGCATTGTGATCCAATCGAATCACCTGTGGCGTCATAACCGATGCCACGGGTTCATTGGGGGATTTTCCTTGAGCCACAACACGAGTGCACAAATCTCGGTCGGTAACG
This window encodes:
- a CDS encoding BCCT family transporter, producing MTKGIDKYSIDSTDYTVGQDNVQRWGFDVHNPVFGISAGLVGLFLVAALVLDAHTMKTALDGIKWQIIGAFDWLFIWSGNIFVIFCLALIVSPLGKIRLGGRDAVADYSFLSWIAMLFAAGMGIGLMFWSVAEPVAYFTGWYETPLNVTPNSPEAAKLAMGATMFHWGLHPWAIYGVVALSLAFFTYNKGLPLSMRSIFYPLLGDRAWGWAGHLVDILAVVATLFGLATSLGLGAQQAASGIHHVFGVEAGLGLQIAVITVVTLLAVVSVVRGIDGGVKVISNINMLVAFALLALVGLIGWAVSVGSVSTTLSAYIENIIPLSNPIGREDEAWFQGWTVFYWAWWISWSPFVGMFIARVSKGRTVREFMTAVLIVPTVVTLLWMSVFGGMAIDQVINGIGELGAKGLTDVPLAMFQMFDQLPYGTLLSVIAVVLVLVFFITSSDSGSLVIDSITAGGKVDAPVLQRVFWAFMEGAIAVALLWVGGTEAIQALQAGAISTALPFTFILLAMCVSLLMGMRTEKQ
- a CDS encoding methyl-accepting chemotaxis protein; the encoded protein is MKLTLKQKLIGASLSAVVIMATVLTWLSAGQLFDQTRNGVYARAESLGVAASQGISDWIAIRKDIARAFNDYSEESDVVPFLQQARKAGGFDDIFLGTPAGDMYRSHPERNRPDYDPRVRPWYKDATAAGKQIITTAYQDAITNALLVTIAEPVNRGGKMVGVVGADVLIDQLINDVINLDAGENAHAMLIDTQDGTFLAHPDKNLALKPVNTLLKQFTLQDIERSASQGNIEEATINGKPKLFYFTKVPETPWMFAIEMDKATEEASHSQLLREMLITAVLITIVVIVAVSWLVGFLFRDLGRVSKALEEIASGEGDLTQRLEPRSDDEVGKLAENFNRFVGNMHTMVSKLSAVSASLSEQAKTTAMRAEERSQRISHQQDEINMVATAVNEMAAATQEIAGNADHTAQNAEEAVSACVHGSEQVTQTQGSIQNLAKEVQVATSVIQELEAHGNAINTILSTIQGIAEQTNLLALNAAIEAARAGEQGRGFAVVADEVRVLSQRTHASTKEIQHTIEMLQGTTVQAVGIMDDSRQLAGTSVDDANSAAVSLTQIHTAVERISDMATQIASAAEEQASVTTEITRNTEGIRDVSNELAYEAQQAATQAAMLSELSHELEQEIRRFKL
- a CDS encoding 3'-5' exonuclease — translated: MISLLKPTKLEWQHKFLQKQQRVADARLRRFYQSPPVSGETVIGSTPLVALDFETTGLNPNQHDILSIGLVPFDLHRIRLQQARYWTVKPEDQLHEESVVIHGITHSKVQRAPDLIDVLDEVLDCLAGKVVVVHYQHIERPFFDSALRKRINEGIEFPLIDTMEIESQWAKQQFGGWLNRLKGKSLPSVRLAQSRRRYGLPDYSAHHALTDAIATAELFQAQIAHHFSSQTPVSELWR
- a CDS encoding DUF294 nucleotidyltransferase-like domain-containing protein; this translates as MEAELSDILHFLSLHSPFSELPHETLEHVAHHIEIGYYRSQNPIINAGDEIHELFLVRSGVVEVYRRNGELYNRLDEGALFGQMGLLTNNRVRFPVTAIKDCLVYTIPEAIFQQLYEQHDCFADFVEVEQTTRLRQAVKGVNEANDLTTSKVRTLLTRTAPTIDASATIQTAAQRMADEQVSSLLVLQTADEENRDPIAGIVTDRDLCTRVVAQGKSPNEPVASVMTPQVIRLDHNAYVYEAMLTMLRHNVHHLPILQGNRLLGIIEATDIVRYESQNSLLLVSRIFQQQSFEGLAQIAQEVKASFVRLVNEDANSHMVGSAMSVIGRSFKQRIIELAEEELGPPPIRYCFLALGSMGRDEQLLVTDQDNAIILDDSYQESVHGQYFEQLAHIVCDALNECGYQYCTGDIMATNPIWRMTKAQWRDCFADWIDDPNPKALLNASIFFDLDGVSGQVAWADQLTEFVVKRAKGNPRFLACLARNALNRTPPLGFFKDFVMEKDGRHNNSINLKRRGTAPLADLIRVHALAVGSTAKNSFERLDDIIDAGILPKGRAQNLKDALEFISMVRIRHQAIDVENDNEPDNNIEPENLSDFERRTLKDAFQILSNAQNFLKFRYQASSHFK